GGTCATCAGGCATAGGGGAAGCAGCAGCTAGGAATAGGGCAAAAGCACCCCATTTCTCAACACGCTGTTTTTCAGCGTCCAACTGTCTAATTCGTTCCTCTGAGAGGATAATTCGAGAGCTACGTACAAGCCAATAGTGGATGGATTTTGAGGTCGTTGCTGCAACCGCCACAATGAAACCAATTGAAATCCAATCAATCCAGGGAAGAAGGAAAGAGGCCATGCCTGCCACTACCATATTTGAAGGAGCCACGGGGGCAAGATTGAGTAGTAAAGCCGCCACAAACAGCCCTAAATGACCTCGAACAATAAGATCAATTATGAACTCGCTGATACTTTGCATGGGCTGGTCTTCTCCGCAAACTACGA
This genomic window from Candidatus Thorarchaeota archaeon contains:
- a CDS encoding VTT domain-containing protein; the encoded protein is MQSISEFIIDLIVRGHLGLFVAALLLNLAPVAPSNMVVAGMASFLLPWIDWISIGFIVAVAATTSKSIHYWLVRSSRIILSEERIRQLDAEKQRVEKWGAFALFLAAASPMPDDPVIVYVGFTEYSALKFVVSYFSGKVLVTLAGAYIGYTIGGLFSSLPMAIASVGLTVIITLYLLFREHSKEESSILEEVLEEREKTPEIYSEDYESDLKVDDELADDNKEGEG